The stretch of DNA CGGTTTGGTTTGGGTCTGGAGGCGATCGCCGCCGCTGTTTTACTATTCTGGCTAACCTCCCTCGCCCTAATCGATTTTGATACTTTTACCCTGCCCAATAGTTTGACCCAATCGGGCTTGGTTTTAGGCTTGATTTTTCAGTTAGTACTGGGTTTTCAAGCGAATGGGTTGACGGGGGCGATTGCTTATTTTGTGGGTGGCATTGGCGCGATGGTTTTAGGGATTTGGTTACTCGATCTCGTGGGTTTCCTCGGCACTCTTGCCCTTAAACAACAGGCGATGGGCGGCGGCGATCCGAAATTACTCGCGATGATTGGCGCTTGGCTCGGTTGGCAAAATGTGGTGCTCACTATTTTTCTCGCTTGTGCCCTAGGGACAGCCATTATCGGGACAGCGATGCAGCTTGGTAAACATCAGAAAAAACAGCACCTACCCTTTGGTCCTTTTTTGGCGCTGGGGGCGATGGTGAGTTTATTTTTTGGCGATCGCCTGATCGAATTTTATTTAAATTCGTTTTTAGGTTTTTAGTGAGCCCTTTCTGTATGATGGTTTGTGATTGAGAAAATCTTTATTTGCGTCTTTGAAACCCCCTCGCTGGCAACGTAAAAAAATCAATTTATGGCAGCGGCAATTAGAGATTTTTGCCGTCGCTTCCCAGTTTTTTGCCCGCCTTGGGAAAGATCGGTTTTTTGGTGGCGATATATCCCGGACTCGTCGGCGACAGGCACGGTGGCTCGTGAACCGTCTCCTCGATTTGGGGCCAACTTTTATTAAAATCGGTCAGGCCATGTCCACCCGCCCTGATCTGTTTCCCGTTGAATATATCGAAGAGCTAAGTCAGCTTCAAGATCGTGTACCGCCGTTCCATAGCGCCGAGGCGATCGCCGTAGTCGAGCAAGAATTTGATAAATCCCTCTACGCCGTTTTTAAAGAATTTGAGTCGGAACCCCTCGCCTCTGCCAGCCTTGGTCAAGTCCACAAAGCCATTCTCTACACAGGTGAAGAAGTTGCCGTAAAGGTGCAGCGCCCCGGTCTGGAAAATTTATTTCGCGTTGATATCCAAGTCATTGAAAGACTATTGGCGATCGCCGGACGCTTTGCCAAAGACCTGAATAAATATAATCTCACCCAAATTTGCCGCGAATTTTTTGATCTGCTGTACCAAGAAATTGATTACATCCACGAAGGCAAAAACGGCGACCATTTCCGCAGTAACTTCGCCAGCCAAAACCATATCCTCGTCCCAAAAGTTTACTGGCAATACACCACCCGCCGCGTTTTAACCCTCGAATACTTACCCGGCATTAAAATCGATGACCGCGCTGCCCTCGAAGCCGTCAACATTGAACCCGATAACGTTATTAGCCTCGGCATTTCCGCTTATCTAAAGCAACTGCTCCAAGACGGTTTTTTCCAGTCCGACCCCCACCCCGGCAATATGGCCGTCGATGAAAATGGCAAACTGATTTTTTACGACTTTGGCACCATGACCGAAGTCAAATCCATGGAAAAGACGCAGATGATGCGCACCTTTTTCGCCATCCTCCGCAAGGATACCGACGAAGTGGTAGATACGCTCGTCTATATGGGTCTGATCGAGCCGATGGCAGACATGACCCCCATTAAACGGATGGTTGCGTTTCTCTTAGATAAATTCCGCGATCGCCCCGTGGACTTAAAAGAATTTGAGGCCATTAGCGGCGAAGTGTATTTAATGTTTGAGCAGCAACCCTTCCGTCTGCCGCCCCAGATGACCTTTATTATCAAGGCGATCACAACCCTCGACGGCATTGCCCGGGCCCTAGATCCCCAGTACAACCTCCTCGCCGCCGCCCAGCCTTTCGTGCGCAGTATGGCTGTCAGCAAAGAAGACAATGAAAGTCGCATCACCTCCCTAGCCAAACAAGCCAAAGAATTCGTCCTGTACCAAATCCAA from [Limnothrix rosea] IAM M-220 encodes:
- a CDS encoding prepilin peptidase, which gives rise to MDILFWAIAASFFFIVGSCFGSFLNVVVYRLPEGLSLIYPPSRCPKCGHGLGARENIPVFGWITLLGKCRWCKTSISVRYPLVEAFVGLLFVAVFFRFGLGLEAIAAAVLLFWLTSLALIDFDTFTLPNSLTQSGLVLGLIFQLVLGFQANGLTGAIAYFVGGIGAMVLGIWLLDLVGFLGTLALKQQAMGGGDPKLLAMIGAWLGWQNVVLTIFLACALGTAIIGTAMQLGKHQKKQHLPFGPFLALGAMVSLFFGDRLIEFYLNSFLGF
- a CDS encoding ABC1 kinase family protein, whose amino-acid sequence is MKPPRWQRKKINLWQRQLEIFAVASQFFARLGKDRFFGGDISRTRRRQARWLVNRLLDLGPTFIKIGQAMSTRPDLFPVEYIEELSQLQDRVPPFHSAEAIAVVEQEFDKSLYAVFKEFESEPLASASLGQVHKAILYTGEEVAVKVQRPGLENLFRVDIQVIERLLAIAGRFAKDLNKYNLTQICREFFDLLYQEIDYIHEGKNGDHFRSNFASQNHILVPKVYWQYTTRRVLTLEYLPGIKIDDRAALEAVNIEPDNVISLGISAYLKQLLQDGFFQSDPHPGNMAVDENGKLIFYDFGTMTEVKSMEKTQMMRTFFAILRKDTDEVVDTLVYMGLIEPMADMTPIKRMVAFLLDKFRDRPVDLKEFEAISGEVYLMFEQQPFRLPPQMTFIIKAITTLDGIARALDPQYNLLAAAQPFVRSMAVSKEDNESRITSLAKQAKEFVLYQIQKPTRTEMAIKRLESRIELGELQFRVKSLESDRQLRRIYLAVKTIMYGTLCGFATIVGVLLLPYPNYAIVVFGGALFLAFVTGRSLIKLMIQERLDRLVRK